One Thermomonas paludicola genomic window, GAAGGAACAACCGCTCACAACATGCCCTTGATGCTCTCGCGACTGGTGGATCGCAGCTGCCGAATTGTGCACCCGGACGTCGTAAGGTCTTGGCCGATGGGCAGCCGCTGCTGGTGCTGGCTAACAATATGCCCTCTCGCTTTCTGAACTCGATGAAAAATTGCCCTGATGTACACCGCACTCATTGGGTTTCCGAGTTTTGCACCGCGCTCTTGTGGATACGGGGCGCATCCAAGGTGGACCGACCAGAGTTCCGTAGACACTCATTCGCCGCTCTGCGCGTAGCGCTTTTCGAACTCTACCGGTGACATGCCGCCAGCGGAACCATGCCGGCGGATCGGGTTGTAGAACATCTCGATGTAGTCGAACACGTCCGAAGCAGCAGTGGCTCGCGTCGGGTAGATCCGCCGCTTGATCCGCTCCTTCTTCAGGACGCTGAAGAAGCTCTCGGCCACGGCGTTGTCGTGGCAGTTCCCGCGACGGCTCATGCTCTGCACCATCCGGTGTGCCTTCAGGAACGACTGCCAGTCGCTGCTGGTGAACTGGCAGCCTTGGTCGGAGTGGACCATCACGCCCGGGCCGGGCTTGCGCCGCCATGCCGCTGCCATCAGCGCCTGCAGCACCAGGTCGCTGGTCATCGTCGGCGCCGTCGCCCATCCGACGATCTGGCGCGAGTACAGGTCCATCACTGCCGCCAGGAACAGCCAGCCTTCGTAGGTGCGGATGTAGGTGATGTCCGTGACCCAGACCTTGTTCGGGGCGTGCGGCGAGAAGTCCCGGTTGAGCACGTTTGCCACGGCACCGACCGGACCGCCGCGGTGGCGCGGCTTGCCGCCGTAGCCCACCTGCGCCCGCAGGCCCTCCGCCTTCATCAGCCGCCAGACGCGATGCCGGCTGCATCGCTCGCCAGCTTCCCGCAGATCCAGCGCGATCTTGCGATAGCCGTACACCGCACCGCTAGCCAGCCAGTGGTGCCTGATCAGCCCGAGCAAACGCTGGTCCTCGCGCTCGCGGGCACAGGCTCCCTGGCGCAGCCAAGCGTAGTAGCCGCTGCGGTGCACGCCCAGCACCCGGCACATGGCGACCAGGCGGAACTCGCGGATGTGCGCGCGCATGAACGCGTACTTCGCCCTTACCCCTTGGCAAAGTACGCGGCGGCTTTTTTTAGGATGTCGCGCTCCTCGGTCACGCGCCGCAGCTCGGCCTTCAGCCGGCGGATCTCGGCCGAGTCGCTTGGCGCCGCTGTCGCGCCGGACACCGGTACCGTCTTCCTGGCCACCTGCACCCAGCCATACAGCGTGTGCTTGGGGATCCCGATCCGGGAGGCGACGTCCACCACCGTAAAGCCGCGCTCCAGCACCTGCTTCACCGCTTCCGCCCGGAACTCATTCGTGTACTGCTTGCTGTTGCCCATAAACACCTCGGTCATTGCCATCAATTATGGCGTCCGGATGTCTATGAAAAGCTGGTCGGTCCACAGACCCTCCAACAGAACCTCGTCAACCGCCCCGAATACCTGATCGCTCCGCATGGGTTGTCCAGCGACCAGAACACTTGGCTCAACCTCTCTGCAGTCGACCCAACGGCAGCCAGTTTCTGCGGCGAGTTGCTGGACAGGGTGATCTCAGGTCTGGATGTGCGCGACGATGGATGTAGCCGATCCCTTCAGGCTGCCCGATCCCATGCGTTGGATGGGGTCTCGGGGCGACGCCACGTGACTAGAGCGCTGGAAGCCATCCTTGCCCGGGCGTATTCCCAAGGTTTGGAGAATGTACTCAGGTCTATGATGACCGGCGGGAAGGCGCCTGCGCGACAACGCTGGGTCTTGCCCACCGCAGAGATCGTAATCGGGAACGAGGTGGTTCGTTCGGTCAGGGTATGCTGGACGCCAACACGTCCACCCCCTTCCAGGCGTACAGTCGATATCCCGACGTCCATTTCACCCGCGCCAAAGCACAAGACTGGATCCAAGCCGTCGGCAACGCAGCTGCGGACCCGGAACCGACTGGCGCGCCGAGCTCGCAAAGTACGACAGAAGAAATAGCGGGCAGATCGTCGGCAGTTCGAGGAAATTATGGGCGGTTACTGGTAGTTCTGTGAGTTCCGGGCGTGTTGTTGGCAAGAAAATCTCCGACGAAACGCCCAGCTAGTTCGCGCTTCTCTTTTGATATCAGCCAGTTAGCTTCAGGGCGAATGCTCCGCGTCAATCACTTGCCATTGGCATCTGCGCTGGCAGCGTGCCAAATGCCAGCCCATGTTCCCTGCCAAGACGGCTCTGGCAGAACGCTTCGGTCACTTCCGCCTGGCCGGCTTGAATCAGCTGCGCTGCCTGCAGGGCAAGCGCCATTTGCTCGGTGAGTGCCCGCGCCCGCAGTTCCATGGGTTCAGCGCTGCCAAGTTCGCGCCGCAAGCGATCGCAGGCGTGGTCGAAGTCCGGGTGCCCGCCGCGTGCGAGCTCCAGCTCGTCGAACAGGACTTCGCGAGCTAATGGCTCGCGGGCCAGCGTGCGTAGCACGTCCAGGCACTGGATGTTGCCGCTGCCTTCCCAGATCGAGTTCAGCGGTGCTTGGCGATACAGCCTGGGCATCATCGTGCCTTCGATATAACCGATCCCGCCAAAGGTCTCCTGCGCTTCGTTGACGAATGGCGTGCATCGCTTGCAGACCCAGTACTTACCGATGGCCGTGGCCAAGCGCGCGAATGCCGCTTCCCGCGGGTCGCGTGGCGCCGCGTCCACCGCGCGTGCCACGCGCAGCGCCAGTGCCAGCGCAGCCTCGGATTCCAGCGCCAGGTCGGCCAGCACGTTTTGCATCAACGGCTGGGTGCCAAGTCGCTTGCCGAAGGCCATGCGTTGCGGGGTGTAATGCAGTGCCTGCACCAGTGATTGGCGCATCAGCGCGGCAGAACCCAACATGCAATCCAGCCGGGTCAGCGCCACCATTTCCAGAATGGTGGCCACGCCGCGCCCTTCCCCGCCCACCATCATGGCAAGCGCGCCTTGCAGTTCGACCTCCGCGCTGGCGTTGCTCCAGTCGCCCAGTTTGTCTTTCAACTGCTGGATGCGGATGGCGTTGACCGTTCCGTCCGGCGCGAATCGCGGCAGCAGGAAGCAGGACAGGCCACCCGCAGATTGCGCCAGCACCAGGAACGCATCGCTCATCGGCGCGGATACGAACCATTTGTGGCCCACCAATTCGTACCATGCGCCCGGCCCGCGCCCCGATACCGCCGTCGCGCGGGTGGTATTGCTGCGCACGTCGGAGCCGCCCTGCTTCTCGGTCATGCCCATGCCGATGGTGGCGGCGGCCTTGTGCGCAGCCGGCAGGAAGCGGGGGTCGTACTCGGCTGACAGCACGCGCGGCAGCCATTCGTCGGCAACCTGCGGCTGCTGGCGCAGCGCCGGAACGCTGGCATAGGTCATGGTCAGCGGGCATTCGCTGCCCTGCTCGGCCTGCGCGTGCAGATACACAAGCGCGGCTCGGGCAACGTGGGCGCCGGGCTTGGTTTCGTTGCGCCAGGCGAAGTTGGGCACGCCGTGGGCGAACGCCAGCCCCATGATGCGATGGTAGGCCGGATGGAATTCGACCTGATCCAACCGCCGGCCCTGCACATCGAACAGCCGCAGCTGCGGCCGATGCTGGTTGGCCAGTGCGCCCAGTTCCATCAATTCGCCGCCGGCAACCCGCCCATACGCGGCCACGTCGGAGTCAGCCCAGCCGGCACCATGGCGGTGCAGCGACTCGCGCAAGGCACTATCGGTGGAGAACGCGTCATAGGCGCCCAACGGCTGCGGGAGATTGTGCGGCGCATGGGTGGCGAATGATTCGCCCGGGGCGCCGTGCCTGGAATCGTCCGAAGTCGGTTGCCCGTTCATGGTCAGGATCTCGCGCTATCGCCTGTCAGGCGGGCGCGTCATGCGCCCGCGTACCGCGTGCATTTGCGAGGTAACCGTACACCGCAACCAGCAGTACCACCAGTTGCGCCAGCAGCGATTGCCACGTGGGGGAGATGCCCAGCCAATCGATATGTGGCGCCCGCACCAGGCCCAGGCCGATCCAGCCGGCTTCCTGCAGCGCGGTGACGCCCTTGCCGGCCAGCACGACTGCCAGCAGCGCGATCAGCAGCGAACTGGCGGCGAAAAACTTGCCGATGGGCAACTGCATCCCCAGCCGCAGCAGTGCGAAGGCCACCAGCGCGAGCACGGCTGCGCCCGCCAGCAATCCAGCCAGAATTGCGCTGGCCGAGTCCGGGTTCCACATGGCCGCATAGAACAGAATGGTTTCGAAGACTTCGCGATAGACAGCCACGAACGCGAACAGGAACAGGAACCACATCGAGCGGCGCCCGGCCGCAGCCGAGACCTTGGCATGCAGATACTGCTGCCAGCGGCCCGCCATGCTTTTCCGGTGCATCCAGATGCCGACACTGAGCAGCACCAGTGCGGCGAACAGGGACGACAGGCCTTCGGTCAACTCGCGGTGGGCGCCACTGATGCTGACCAGCCAGGTGGCGGCGACCCATGTCGCCGCGCCAGCCAGCAACGCGCCCGACCAACCAGCATGCACCCATGGCAATGCATCACGGCGTTCGGCGCGGCGCAGGAACGCGATCATGCCGATCACGATCAACAGCGCCTCCAGCCCTTCACGAACCAGGATGGTGAAGCTGCCCAGAAAATCCGCGGCGGCGTCGCTGCGTGAGTCTTGCAAAAGCACATCGGCCTGATCGAACAACGCGTCGGCACGGTCGGCGGCGGCGGTGACCTGTGCAAGCGCCGCGCCCTCGCCGATGCCCGCACGCACGCTTGCCATCGCGGCCTCGATCGCGTGCAGCAGCGCCGGGTCGCGCGCGGCCAGCATCGGTTCAACCGGTTCCACGCCATCCAGATAGGCCGACAAGGCCAGGCTCCCGGCACGCCCATGGTCGCCTTCACGGTAGGCCTGGAGGCTCGCCTGCAGGCGCGCCTTGGCATATGCCAGCGAGCCACCCTTGCCTGCATCGGCGCTGATCGCCTGCGGATGGGCGCGCAGGTAGGCCGTGATT contains:
- a CDS encoding IS3 family transposase (programmed frameshift), with the protein product MGNSKQYTNEFRAEAVKQVLERGFTVVDVASRIGIPKHTLYGWVQVARKTVPVSGATAAPSDSAEIRRLKAELRRVTEERDIPKKSRRVLCQGVRAKYAFMRAHIREFRLVAMCRVLGVHRSGYYAWLRQGACAREREDQRLLGLIRHHWLASGAVYGYRKIALDLREAGERCSRHRVWRLMKAEGLRAQVGYGGKPRHRGGPVGAVANVLNRDFSPHAPNKVWVTDITYIRTYEGWLFLAAVMDLYSRQIVGWATAPTMTSDLVLQALMAAAWRRKPGPGVMVHSDQGCQFTSSDWQSFLKAHRMVQSMSRRGNCHDNAVAESFFSVLKKERIKRRIYPTRATAASDVFDYIEMFYNPIRRHGSAGGMSPVEFEKRYAQSGE
- a CDS encoding isovaleryl-CoA dehydrogenase — encoded protein: MNGQPTSDDSRHGAPGESFATHAPHNLPQPLGAYDAFSTDSALRESLHRHGAGWADSDVAAYGRVAGGELMELGALANQHRPQLRLFDVQGRRLDQVEFHPAYHRIMGLAFAHGVPNFAWRNETKPGAHVARAALVYLHAQAEQGSECPLTMTYASVPALRQQPQVADEWLPRVLSAEYDPRFLPAAHKAAATIGMGMTEKQGGSDVRSNTTRATAVSGRGPGAWYELVGHKWFVSAPMSDAFLVLAQSAGGLSCFLLPRFAPDGTVNAIRIQQLKDKLGDWSNASAEVELQGALAMMVGGEGRGVATILEMVALTRLDCMLGSAALMRQSLVQALHYTPQRMAFGKRLGTQPLMQNVLADLALESEAALALALRVARAVDAAPRDPREAAFARLATAIGKYWVCKRCTPFVNEAQETFGGIGYIEGTMMPRLYRQAPLNSIWEGSGNIQCLDVLRTLAREPLAREVLFDELELARGGHPDFDHACDRLRRELGSAEPMELRARALTEQMALALQAAQLIQAGQAEVTEAFCQSRLGREHGLAFGTLPAQMPMASD
- a CDS encoding FTR1 family protein, with the protein product MVLALLLVGQGPVVAASPPQDEVRQAWQLLDYIAADYSGAVRDGKVLNASEYAEMREFAATAREHIHTLPDTSRHAALLAAADALVQRIATRAPAPDVANAAHALANDLLATYGVPAVLAKVPDLQRGAQLYTEQCAACHGRSGNGDGAAAASMDPPPVAFSNAERAARRSPLALYEAITHGVPRTAMPAFARLSDADRWALAFHVGSLAYGQGDRASGEEIWRNTPRLHDALPSLEALSRSSQVQLEQWLDAKQARAITAYLRAHPQAISADAGKGGSLAYAKARLQASLQAYREGDHGRAGSLALSAYLDGVEPVEPMLAARDPALLHAIEAAMASVRAGIGEGAALAQVTAAADRADALFDQADVLLQDSRSDAAADFLGSFTILVREGLEALLIVIGMIAFLRRAERRDALPWVHAGWSGALLAGAATWVAATWLVSISGAHRELTEGLSSLFAALVLLSVGIWMHRKSMAGRWQQYLHAKVSAAAGRRSMWFLFLFAFVAVYREVFETILFYAAMWNPDSASAILAGLLAGAAVLALVAFALLRLGMQLPIGKFFAASSLLIALLAVVLAGKGVTALQEAGWIGLGLVRAPHIDWLGISPTWQSLLAQLVVLLVAVYGYLANARGTRAHDAPA